From Micromonospora auratinigra:
CGGCGTCGACCAGCACGGTCAGCCGCTGACCATCTCCGGCACCGGGTTCCTGGCCCGCGCCCTGCAGCACGAGACCGACCACCTGCACGGGCGCCTGTACGTCGACACGCTGCGCGGCGACGCCCGCCGTCGGGCGCTGCGCGAGATCCGCGCCGGCCGCTTCCACTCGCCCGGCCGCCAGGGCTGAACGCCGGCGCGACCCGCTCCCGCCCGGTCGGACCGACGCCGACGCACCCGGCCCCGGCGCGCGGGCGGGGTGAGCGCCGTCACGGCCGCCGGCGCAGCCCGCACTCGACGAAGTCGGCGACCGCGGTGAAGCCGAGGCGCTGGTAGAGGCGCACCGCGGCGGTGTTGTCGGCGCGCACGTTCAACGTCACGTGCGCCACGCTGTCGCGCAGCCGGGCGCAGAGCGCGGCGACCGCCGCGCCGGCCAGGCCCCGCCCGCGCAGCCTCGGATGGGTGGTGACGTTGCCCAGGGCGGCCACCCGCCAGGTCGGCGACCACACGTGCACCCCGGCGACGGCCACCAGCTCGGCGCCGTCGCGGATGCCCACGTACTGGCCGGTGTCGATCATGCGCGGGTCGAACCAGTTCTGCGGATAGGCGGCGGCGTACAGCGCGTGCAGCGCCGGCAGGTCGGTGCGGTCGAGCACCTGCCCGGCGGGGGCGACGCGGGCCAGCCGGGCCGGGTCGGTCAACGCCATCCGCAGGTGCGGCGC
This genomic window contains:
- a CDS encoding GNAT family N-acetyltransferase, with amino-acid sequence MAVRAEHDRAVLADLLGRDPVLHAYQLGDLDDFFWPYTSWYRRDDQVALLYHGVDLPTLLAFAPPPRTDDLAALLSDLAPVLPARLWAHLSPGLDATLARWYERDDPAPHLRMALTDPARLARVAPAGQVLDRTDLPALHALYAAAYPQNWFDPRMIDTGQYVGIRDGAELVAVAGVHVWSPTWRVAALGNVTTHPRLRGRGLAGAAVAALCARLRDSVAHVTLNVRADNTAAVRLYQRLGFTAVADFVECGLRRRP